The genomic stretch AGTAAAGATCAACCTTAGTGACGTATTCAAACAGGGCAGGATTTTTAAAGAGGTACAATGGTCAGAGGCATCTTTTGATGGAGTAGGTTATTTTTGTAGTTTTACTTAGAATTCCTGATAAGGTGCTATTACTGTGATGATAAAAGAGAATGAAAAATAGTAAGATTGCATATTTATGGAGCAAAGGAGGTGTAGTCTTATTTATTATGACCACCGTGTTGCCTATGGTGCTGGCGTTGGGGTATGCTTTATGTTACAGCGCAGGTTGGGTAGGTATCCTTTCTGAAGGGTTTACCCTTAGGTTTTGGCAAAAAATGTTGCCCAACGTCGAAATGTGGCAATCTTTAGGGTACACCCTTTATGTTACCCTCGCTTCGTTGTTACCTGCCACTGTTGTAGCCTTATTGCTTGCCACCTATTTTAGGCGGGCAATTGTAGGCGGCAAGCTCCATTACCTCATCTATTTCCCTTTGGCTATTCCAGCAATCGTAGCCGCCTTTTTTGTCATGCAGTTGTTTGCCAAAACCGGGCTGTTGTCGCGGATAGTTTATCAAACCGGGTTGATCGACCAGTTGGTGCAGTTTCCTGACCTGATCAATGATCAATATAGTGTAGGTATTTTGTGCGCGCACTGGTTACTTGCCACTCCTTTTTTAACCGTCATGTTTTTGGGTATGTACGATGGTGAGCGATTAGATGATTTGCAACAGGTAGCTACTACACTGGGAGCTACGCGTACCCAGGCGTATCTTCAAGTAATTATTCCGGCATTGTTGCGCAAAGGCTACCCCACAGTGGTGCTTTACGGCATTTTTATTTTTGGTGCTTACGAAGTCCCTTTGCTATTAGGGCGGCAGTCTCCCGAAATGATTTCAGTGCTTGCCACCCGTAAAATAAAAGACCAGTATGATTTATTGCAATTGCCCGAAGGTTACGTATTGGCAGTTATTTATTCTTTATTGATGATGATGAGTGTATTATGGCTACTTCGCAAACAAAAGAAACGGCTTTGAGTCAATCAGCAAACCGGTGGCGCATCATTCGGATACTTTTGGCGATTTGTTTGGTAGGGGTGGTATTGTTGCCTTTTTTATTACTATTGGGTTTATCATTGAGCCGTCAGTGGATTTACCCCCACCTTTTGCCTCAACAAGTAGGGTTAATGAATTGGACACAGCTTTTGGGGTATCAGCAAAACTTGTTATGGAGCCTGGGGTTATCGTTGGCGCTTTCGCTAAGTGTTGCTTTTATTGCTACCTGGGCAGGTTTTTTTACTGGTCGTATGCTTGCCTATCATCCTCGCGGCAGGCAATTGCTCAAACTGGCTTATTTGCCCTATGTCATTTCTCCTGTGATTTATGCCGCTTGCCTCAAAGTATACTTTATTTGGTTTGGTCTCGATGCCCGGTTTTGGGGAGTATTGTTAGCGCAACTCATGATTGCTTATCCGTTCAGCGTTATTTTGTTTAGTGAGTACTGGAGCCACCGTACCCAGGCACTAGAGCAGTTAGTGGCTACTCTGGGTGGTTCGCCTCGTCAAACTGTATGGAAAGTATTGGTACCGATTTCCCGAAATATATTGTTGGTGAGTTTTTTTCAAACTTTTCTTATATCCTGGTTTGAGTATGGGCTTACTCAACTGATAGGCTTGGGCAAAGTACCTACACTTACTGTCATGGTATTTGGCTATTTAAAAGAGGCTAATATCTATTTTGCTGCCTTGGCTTCGTGTTTGTTAGTCATGCCACCCTTGCTATTGTTGTGGATCAACAAAAAATACGTGTTAAGCGGGAGAGGAAGCCATTAAAAAACCACCCCCTAAGCAAACATACAAGGGGGGTGGCAAGAAAAGCATTAAAAATATTTTTTTGGGATTGACATAAACAAGCTCTTATTGAAACTCAACATCAAAAGTCAAGATGCCATAATCCTTCATTGCTAACTGCTTGTTAATGGCTTTTTTGTCAAACTTAGAAGAGTACAAATCTCCTCCTAACCAATCTTTCATTTCTTTGTGCTCTGGGTGTTTAGGGTTTTTCATGATCATCATCAGATCCATATAACCCCAAGGACCGCCACAATCTTCGGGTGGGCAGGCATTTTTACCGCTGACACACACCGGATACGTTCCTCCTTCTGTGGGGGGGTGTACCTCTTCCAGCACCACATTGTGTTGCCAGCTATCGCCAAAATCATAGGTGTAAATGAGCTTGTCATTCTCCTTTTTTAGTAGTTGACCGAGCTTCACATCCCGATAATCTTCGCTTTCCATTTCTCCCCAGGGAGTAGGTGCTGCGTAAAAATTGCGTTTGTGTTCAAACTGGTGTAAGTGGCTGTTTTTCCACCCCATCGCAGTTTGAATGACCTTGTGTAGGTCGGGTAACAAAATATCTTGAGGTACTTGAATTTTCCTCCATATTACTGGGGTTACATCCATCAATGTAACCTTCAATTGGTATATTTTATTATTTGTGCTCATATCAATCTTGGTTTAAGATGATAAAGATTTAGTAAATAAAATCACACGTTGTTTATTGCCAAAAAAAACGTAAAAATGAAGAGAAGGTTGTACTTAATTAGAATTAAATTTTAGCCTCGTTATTGGGCAAATTTTAGGCGGTGTTTTTTGAAAAAAAAATCGAAGGAATAAGCTTGACGTTGTGTATTTGGGCAAGCAACTTATACGGCTACTTGATATTTTTTCTTGGTGAATAATTACTTTTTATAAAAATAAGCATATAACAGGCCTACAAAAACTATAATAAAAATTACTTGGCTTGGCATAACCAAACATTTATGCCTAACTTGCGTAACTAAAATCTAAGTCAATTCACCTTCTCACTCACTTATAGTAAGAAGTAATTGATTTATAAAGAAGTGCAGAGAGATTGGGCTCGCAGAAGCACTGGCAACCTACTTACCAAAAGAAAGGTGCTAAATCCTACCTGACTCGGTACGATCGGGAAATATAAATTGAATTACAGAAAAATCTAAAAATTCATTTTGAAGTGACCAAAGTATATACCCATACCTCAATATATGGTTATGTGACAACACACATACACATGAAGAGGTAAGCCTATGTTTATTGGCTTATAATATAAACAGCTGAAGGACGACTTTTTATATCATAACGAATTAGAACAAAAGGATAGAAAACAGATGATGATTGAGCAATTGTTAAAGAAGCGAATTTTTGTACTTGATGGGGCAATGGGTACAATGATCCAAAGATATAAATTTACTGAGGAGGACTACCGTGGCGAGCGATTTAAAGACTACGAACATCCTTTGCAGGGTAATAACGACTTATTGTCTATTACTCAGCCCGAAGCCATTAAAACAATTCATGGTAAATTTTTAGAGGCTGGAGCCGACATTCTGGAAACCAACACTTTTAGTGCTACTACCATTGCTATGGCAGATTACCACATGGAAGATTTGGTATATGAGCTCAATTATGAATCGGCAAAAATAGCTAAAGAAGTAGCCACTGAATTTACCAATAAAAACCCTAATAAACCTCGCTTTGTAGCGGGCTCTATAGGACCTACCAACCGCTCTGCCTCATTGTCGCCTGACGTAAACGATCCTGGCTTACGTAACATTACCTTTGACCAGTTGGTGGTAGCGTATTATGAACAAGCCAAAGCATTGGTAGAGGGTGGAGTAGATATTTTACTGGTAGAAACCATCTTTGATACGCTCAATGCCAAAGCTGCCCTGTTTGCTATAGATAAATACTACGAAGACACCAACAAACGCCTTCCCATTATGGTGTCGGGTACCATCACCGATGCAGCTGGTCGTACCCTTTCGGGGCAAACCATCGAAGCATTTTTATATTCGGTATCTCACATGCCCATTCTAACCGTAGGGGTTAACTGTGCCTTGGGAGCCGACCTGATGCGTCCTTATATTCAATCATTGGCAAAAAATGCCCCTTTTTTAGTATCAGCTCACCCCAACGCAGGTTTGCCCAATGAGTTTGGCGAATACGATCAAACTCCTGAAGAAATGGGAGCCATCATCAAAGAATTTTTAGAAAGTGGTTTTCTTAATGTAGTAGGAGGTTGTTGTGGTACTACGCCAGAGCACATTGCCGAAATTACAAAAATAGCTGCGGAATACTCGCCTAGAGTAATACCAGAGCAAGAGCGGTTGGCTACTTATAGCGGAATGGAGCCTTTGAAAGTAACCAA from Microscilla marina ATCC 23134 encodes the following:
- a CDS encoding ABC transporter permease subunit gives rise to the protein MKNSKIAYLWSKGGVVLFIMTTVLPMVLALGYALCYSAGWVGILSEGFTLRFWQKMLPNVEMWQSLGYTLYVTLASLLPATVVALLLATYFRRAIVGGKLHYLIYFPLAIPAIVAAFFVMQLFAKTGLLSRIVYQTGLIDQLVQFPDLINDQYSVGILCAHWLLATPFLTVMFLGMYDGERLDDLQQVATTLGATRTQAYLQVIIPALLRKGYPTVVLYGIFIFGAYEVPLLLGRQSPEMISVLATRKIKDQYDLLQLPEGYVLAVIYSLLMMMSVLWLLRKQKKRL
- a CDS encoding plasmid pRiA4b ORF-3 family protein, coding for MSTNNKIYQLKVTLMDVTPVIWRKIQVPQDILLPDLHKVIQTAMGWKNSHLHQFEHKRNFYAAPTPWGEMESEDYRDVKLGQLLKKENDKLIYTYDFGDSWQHNVVLEEVHPPTEGGTYPVCVSGKNACPPEDCGGPWGYMDLMMIMKNPKHPEHKEMKDWLGGDLYSSKFDKKAINKQLAMKDYGILTFDVEFQ
- a CDS encoding ABC transporter permease, which translates into the protein MSQSANRWRIIRILLAICLVGVVLLPFLLLLGLSLSRQWIYPHLLPQQVGLMNWTQLLGYQQNLLWSLGLSLALSLSVAFIATWAGFFTGRMLAYHPRGRQLLKLAYLPYVISPVIYAACLKVYFIWFGLDARFWGVLLAQLMIAYPFSVILFSEYWSHRTQALEQLVATLGGSPRQTVWKVLVPISRNILLVSFFQTFLISWFEYGLTQLIGLGKVPTLTVMVFGYLKEANIYFAALASCLLVMPPLLLLWINKKYVLSGRGSH